Proteins encoded within one genomic window of Bemisia tabaci chromosome 2, PGI_BMITA_v3:
- the LOC109043660 gene encoding serine/threonine-protein kinase/endoribonuclease IRE1 yields MVSMNMTLSSIVIHLLVVVLSGLPHGQSGSESHQNRLGSERTDLLQDQERSLLLVSTLDGSFIGVDQQTGDVRWKVKDEPTIRMPINSDNSIMPMFLPDPKDGSLYIINKENALKKLPFTIQQLVASSPCQSTDGIFYTGKKMDSWFSMNWQTGEKEPIFSFDQPDITCPATLSPDEMFIGKAEYNIVMHDNKHKERRWNVTYVGYTSTLMSTEEMKNYKLRHFTGSSSGRLATFENAYGSLLWTLDVNSPIIGLYLKQGDVMVSVPFTSLAEESLLEISKSQQAKNLFPTLYIGRHSHGMYAFPSLTTAKDVNWPPLLDGPKEEISGSVIAGETETNPLFGHHRVPDFSPTRLLQIGGRSDLIIQSNLSTFNRSAFLRPTAQSVPSLLEEEETDCVDNTFPFSFVNLLSSWVKNQENLALKFGMIVILAMMTIMFLYLRAQVRQLKESSRNSSNVSFTTSIPGSITAIAEELPDGTTKVGKITFKVSEILGKGCEGTFVFRGEFDNRPVAVKRLLPECFTVADREVCLLRESDEHMNVIRYFCTEQDKQFRYIALELCATTLYEYCEKGTLKDKITPLEILLQATAGIEHLHSLNIVHRDIKPQNVLLSIPCNQSGSVRAMISDFGLCKKLQSGRSSFSKRSGIAGTDGWIAPEMIANNTRTTYAVDIFSLGCVFYYVLTDGKHPYGDSIHRQANIMNKNFKISGISDILFESLISRMISHCASERPPASVIKVHPVFWDKSHILNFLQDISDRLEKEKFHVPVMIELEKNSLQVIKGGDWRLLVDEYVASDLRKYRNYRGESLRDLLRALRNKKHHYRELPVEAQLSLGSIPDEFVDYWLKRFPRLLYHTWSSMQFIKHESSLVKYYDKNYMFPKPKTEGIPEWLQICIDKELELEKQSSNSSAGKFSPASRDSIKEDSPKSRVKSSKVDEPNWRLPSAYIPSKDCDNISIDDCNENDTPRSKPVKPRYRRRPKVADNVTWCLKDGSPNS; encoded by the exons ATGGTTTCAATGAACATGACACTGTCAAGTATAGTAATTCATTTGTTAGTTGTTGTTTTGTCCGGACTACCTCATGGCCAAAGTGGATCGGAGAGTCATCAG aATCGTTTGGGCAGTGAGAGGACAGACCTGCTTCAGGATCAAGAGAGATCTTTATTACTAGTCTCCACATTAGATGGATCTTTCATCGGAGTTGACCAACAAACCGGGGATGTTCGCTGGAAAGTTAAAGATG AGCCAACTATTAGAATGcctataaattctgacaactCTATCAT gCCAATGTTTTTGCCAGACCCAAAAGATGGATCTTTGTATATAATCAACAaagaaaatgctttaaaaaagtTGCCATTTACAATTCAACAACTAGTAGCATCATCTCCTTGCCAAAGCACCGATGGAATATTTTATACAG GAAAGAAAATGGATAGTTGGTTCTCAATGAATTGGCAAACCGGAGAGAAAGAACCCATTTTCAGTTTTGATCAACCAGACATAACTTGTCCTGCTACTCTCTCGCCTGATGAAATGTTCATCGGGAAAGCAG AATATAACATTGTGATGCACGACAACAAACATAAAGAGCGACGTTGGAACGTAACTTATGTTGGATACACCTCAACATTAATGTCAACAGAAGAAATGAAGAATTACA AATTACGTCACTTTACGGGTAGCTCATCTGGACGGttggcaacttttgaaaatGCCTATGGATCTCTTTTGTGGACACTAGATGTGAACTCACCGATAATTGGATTGTACTTGAAGCAAGGTGATGTCATGGTATCAGTGCCGTTCACGAGCTTGGCAGAGGAGTCTCTATTGGAAATATCTAAATCTCAGCAGGCAAAGAACTTATT cCCTACACTGTACATCGGCAGACATTCCCATGGTATGTATGCTTTTCCAAGTCTGACAACTGCTAAGGATGTGAATTGGCCACCCCTCCTTGACGGACCCAAAGAAGAGATTTCCGGCTCAGTTATTGCAGGAGAAACTGAGACAAATCCTCTGTTTGGTCACCATCGCGTACCAGACTTCAGTCCAACACGATTGCTCCAAATTGGTGGGAGGTCAGACCTTATCATTCAGTCCAATTTATCTACGTTCAATCGCTCTGCATTTTTGCGTCCCACAGCCCAGTCTGTCCCTTCTTTACTAGAAGAAGAGGAAACAGATTGTGTTGATAATACCTTTCCATTCAGTTTTGTAAACTTACTCTCATCATGggtaaaaaaccaagaaaacttAGCTCTAAAGTTTGGAATGATTGTTATTCTAGCTATGATGACAATAATGTTTTTGTATCTTAGAGCGCAAGTGCGGCAGCTAAAAGAGTCTTCCCGAAATTCTTCCAATGTTAGCTTCACAACGTCCATACCTGGTAGTATTACAGCAATTGCAGAAGAACTACCTGATGGAACGACCAAAGTTGGCAAAATCACCTTCAAAGTGTCAGAAATTTTAGGGAAGGGCTGCGAAGGCACTTTTGTGTTCCGTGGTGAGTTTGACAATCGTCCAGTTGCTGTTAAACGGTTGCTACCGGAGTGTTTTACTGTTGCGGATAGAGAGGTGTGCCTTTTAAGAGAATCAGATGAACACATGAATGTCATTCGTTACTTCTGCACAGAGCAAGACAAGCAATTTAGGTACATTGCATTGGAGCTTTGTGCAACAACCCTCTATGAATATTGTGAAAAAGGCACACTGAAGGATAAAATTACACCACTAGAAATTCTGCTCCAAGCAACCGCCGGTATCGAACATCTCCACTCTTTGAATATTGTGCACAGAGACATTAAGCCGCAAAATGTACTCTTGTCCATTCCTTGTAATCAGTCCGGCTCTGTCCGTGCGATGATTTCAGACTTCGGATTGTGCAAAAAGCTCCAAAGTGGCCGTTCATCATTTTCAAAGCGTTCAGGGATAGCCGGTACTGATGGTTGGATTGCTCCAGAAATGATTGCTAATAATACCCGCACAACATATGCTgttgatattttctctcttgGATGTGTTTTCTATTATGTTTTAACAGATGGTAAACATCCTTATGGTGATTCAATTCACAGACAAGCAAATATCATGAAtaagaattttaaaatcagTGGTATCTCAGATATTCTCTTTGAAAGCTTGATATCAAGAATGATTTCTCATTGCGCATCAGAGCGGCCTCCAGCATCTGTGATAAAAGTGCATCCAGTTTTTTGGGacaaaagtcatattttgaactttttacaaGACATCAGTGATAGATTGGAAAAAGAGAAGTTCCATGTGCCAGTCATGATAGAATTAGAAAAGAATTCTCTACAGGTCATAAAAGGTGGTGACTGGCGACTGTTAGTTGATGAATATGTTGCATCTGACCTGCGAAAATACCGAAACTATAGAGGTGAGAGTTTAAGAGACTTACTTCGTGCCTTGCGCAATAAAAAGCACCATTATAGAGAGCTTCCTGTTGAAGCTCAGCTCAGTTTAGGATCAATACCAGATGAATTTGTAGATTACTGGTTGAAGCGCTTTCCAAGACTTTTATATCACACTTGGTCTTCAATGCAATTTATCAAGCATGAATCATCTTTGGTCAAATATTATGATAAGAATTATATGTTTCCGAAACCTAAAACGGAAGGTATTCCTGAATGGCTGCAAATTTGTATCGATAAAGAGCTGGAATTAGAGAAACAGTCATCTAACTCTTCAGCAGGAAAATTTTCACCAGCAAGCAGGGACTCCATTAAAGAAGATTCGCCTAAATCGAGAGTCAAGTCAAGCAAGGTTGATGAGCCAAATTGGCGGTTACCCTCAGCATATATTCCTAGTAAAGACTGTGATAATATTTCAATAGATGACTGTAATGAAAATGACACTCCTAGAAGTAAACCTGTGAAACCCCGTTATAGGCGGCGACCAAAGGTTGCTGATAATGTAACTTGGTGTTTAAAAGATGGGTCTCCAAATTCGTGA